A part of Geothrix oryzae genomic DNA contains:
- a CDS encoding tyrosine-type recombinase/integrase: MVTGKGAAPLGEGIQAFHLEQRARGVSPHTARAQQGDLDKLLDHAVRGRWDDWEVSPRTVRGFALELGDRGLDPASQARILSTVRGFFRWLWETRRIAKNPASGLRNPKQPQRLPAFLTEGESQALLDLPPAIDFPSSRLTCLLELLYASGLRVSELVGLDLQDLLTDQRTLRVLGKGRKERLVPYHAQAAEILAAYLGFRSAFLASRGLPPSAALFLNQRGGRLTPTSVRALLRTALEAASVRSRVSPHALRHSFATHLLNRGMDLRAIQELLGHASLSTTQRYTHLGLDELARTYEKAHPRAKG, translated from the coding sequence ATGGTAACAGGGAAGGGCGCAGCGCCGCTGGGGGAGGGCATCCAGGCCTTCCACCTGGAGCAGCGCGCCCGGGGCGTGTCGCCGCATACCGCCCGGGCCCAGCAGGGTGATCTGGACAAGCTCCTCGACCACGCCGTGCGCGGCCGGTGGGACGACTGGGAGGTCAGTCCCCGCACCGTCCGGGGATTCGCTCTGGAGCTGGGGGACCGCGGCCTCGATCCCGCCAGCCAGGCCCGCATCCTCTCCACGGTGCGGGGGTTCTTCCGCTGGCTGTGGGAGACGCGGCGCATCGCCAAGAATCCCGCTTCCGGCCTACGGAATCCGAAGCAGCCCCAGCGGCTCCCGGCCTTCCTCACGGAGGGTGAAAGCCAGGCCCTCCTGGACCTGCCGCCGGCCATCGACTTCCCCTCCTCGCGCCTCACCTGCCTGCTGGAACTGCTCTATGCTTCGGGCCTGCGCGTGTCCGAACTGGTGGGTCTCGATCTGCAGGATCTGCTGACGGACCAGCGCACCCTGCGGGTGCTGGGCAAGGGACGCAAGGAGCGCCTGGTGCCCTACCATGCCCAAGCGGCGGAGATCCTCGCGGCCTACCTCGGGTTCCGCTCCGCCTTCCTGGCGAGCCGGGGGCTGCCGCCCAGTGCGGCCCTCTTCCTGAACCAGCGCGGTGGGCGGCTCACGCCGACCAGCGTGCGGGCGCTGCTCCGGACGGCCCTGGAAGCCGCCTCCGTGCGATCGCGCGTCAGCCCCCACGCGCTGCGGCACAGCTTCGCCACCCACCTGCTGAACCGCGGCATGGACCTGCGGGCCATCCAGGAACTGCTGGGCCACGCCAGCCTCAGCACCACGCAGCGCTACACTCACCTGGGCCTCGATGAACTGGCCCGAACCTACGAGAAGGCCCACCCCCGGGCCAAAGGCTAG
- a CDS encoding fumarylacetoacetate hydrolase family protein, with the protein MAFVIPTPPRPAIPVEGMEPLFPVRRIYCVGRNYADHAREMGGDPNREPPFFFGKPHDAVVPGGGEIAYPPITSNLHYEAELVVALGGGGRDIPAEEALACVYGYAVGIDLTRRDLQAKFKDKGQPWEMAKGFDQSAPVSALVPAARLGHPASGAIWLSVNGVERQHGDLAQMTWNVAEVIAHLSSYVALAPGDIIFTGTPSGVGAIVRGDRVRCGIEGIGELEIVLV; encoded by the coding sequence ATGGCGTTCGTCATCCCCACCCCCCCCCGCCCTGCGATTCCGGTCGAAGGCATGGAGCCTCTGTTCCCGGTCCGGCGCATCTACTGCGTGGGGCGGAACTATGCGGACCACGCCCGGGAGATGGGTGGCGATCCCAACCGCGAGCCCCCGTTCTTCTTCGGGAAACCGCATGATGCCGTGGTGCCGGGCGGCGGTGAGATCGCCTATCCGCCGATCACCTCCAACCTGCACTACGAGGCGGAGCTGGTGGTGGCCCTCGGCGGAGGGGGCCGGGACATTCCAGCCGAGGAGGCCCTCGCCTGCGTCTATGGGTACGCCGTGGGGATCGATCTCACGCGCCGGGACCTCCAGGCGAAGTTCAAGGACAAGGGCCAACCCTGGGAGATGGCCAAGGGCTTCGACCAGTCGGCGCCGGTCTCGGCGCTCGTGCCGGCGGCCCGCCTCGGCCACCCGGCTTCCGGGGCCATCTGGCTGTCGGTGAACGGCGTGGAGCGGCAGCACGGCGACCTGGCCCAGATGACCTGGAATGTGGCCGAAGTGATCGCCCACCTGTCGTCTTATGTGGCCCTGGCCCCGGGAGACATCATCTTCACCGGGACGCCCTCCGGCGTCGGCGCCATCGTCCGAGGGGACCGTGTGCGCTGCGGCATCGAGGGCATCGGAGAGCTGGAGATCGTCCTGGTCTGA
- a CDS encoding DUF4388 domain-containing protein, which produces MSNLRGTLESISLTDVAQLLHVNRKTGMLQVSSGKVSGVLYFSRGEVIHAETLSTRGEPAAFEILEWVSGQFEFLTTQLQIPVTIRRTVPDLLMDSARIQDSRKRLNTIFPRLTAVPWPTLPAPQLLEGLKLFAEERRVLPFFDGYRDFQEIMAASGQHDVAVLQAASILKDAGRLDVLEPDAHVAVTQLKTGLFRKGDHLELPKAMEGWWTVVGPYRHGVRNLRIIWPKGPAVERVEFVPGLPDKQVAIPRELMQAWGLAEGTHVKVRPAP; this is translated from the coding sequence ATGAGCAACCTGCGCGGCACCCTGGAAAGCATCTCCCTGACGGATGTGGCGCAGCTGCTCCATGTCAACCGCAAGACGGGCATGCTCCAAGTCAGCTCCGGCAAGGTGAGCGGCGTGCTGTATTTCTCGCGCGGCGAAGTGATCCATGCGGAGACCCTGTCCACCCGGGGCGAGCCCGCCGCCTTCGAGATCCTGGAGTGGGTGTCCGGCCAGTTCGAGTTCCTCACCACCCAGCTCCAGATCCCGGTGACGATCCGCCGCACGGTGCCCGACCTGCTCATGGATTCCGCGCGGATCCAGGACAGCCGGAAGCGCCTCAACACCATCTTCCCCCGCCTCACGGCGGTGCCCTGGCCCACCCTGCCGGCCCCGCAGCTCTTGGAGGGCCTCAAGCTCTTCGCCGAGGAACGCCGCGTCCTGCCCTTCTTCGACGGCTACCGCGACTTCCAGGAAATCATGGCGGCCTCCGGCCAGCACGATGTGGCCGTCCTCCAGGCGGCCTCCATCCTCAAGGACGCCGGCCGACTGGATGTGCTGGAGCCCGACGCCCATGTGGCCGTCACCCAGCTGAAGACGGGCCTCTTCCGCAAGGGGGACCACCTCGAACTGCCCAAGGCCATGGAGGGCTGGTGGACCGTGGTGGGGCCCTACCGCCACGGCGTCCGGAACCTGCGCATCATCTGGCCCAAGGGCCCGGCGGTGGAGCGGGTGGAGTTCGTGCCCGGCCTGCCCGACAAGCAGGTGGCCATCCCGCGAGAACTCATGCAGGCCTGGGGGCTGGCCGAAGGTACGCATGTGAAGGTGCGGCCCGCACCCTGA
- a CDS encoding AMP-dependent synthetase/ligase: MAQPIETIAQLFYTAAEKNLPDALAAKRNGVYEPISHAEIVARVERLALAMAARGLKPGDRVAFMSENRPEWAIADYACAILGTPDVTIYATLNAEQAAYILKDSQSRWVLCSTREQLDKVLAHWDELPALEAAVLIDGELPAVTGRNLFLWSDLQREGLAMEARRPEVRAWGEQRKASDILTLIYTSGTTGDPKGAILTHGNLVSNVLAGRATVANITDNERALSFLPLTHIFERMAGHFLWFHVGASIYYAESVSTVAADMLEVRPTLMASVPRIYEKIFAKIYDTVSSGSFIKRLIFHWAMLAGRQAVPYLLKGQEPPSWKGMWYRTAKAVVFEKIRQRTGGRLKIAVSGGAPLGGKIMEFFWILGIPILEGYGLTETSPIITVNRFGEVIPGCVGRPLYKEWNGRPFVKIAEDGEILCQGPNIMVGYWNNEKATQEAIDADGYFHTGDIGHFDDEGRLYITDRKKELLVTSGGKKVAPQPIENQLKVDKYISQAVLIGDQRNFITALIVPNFDSLVRWAGYKKIAFKSHAELIKNPLVVAKVGSRVERVNEHLSNYERVKKIVLLDQEMTLEGGQLTPSLKVKRRVVNQMYADQIEGMYTELKG; encoded by the coding sequence GTGGCCCAGCCCATCGAAACCATTGCCCAGCTTTTCTATACGGCCGCGGAGAAGAACCTTCCCGATGCCCTGGCCGCGAAGCGCAATGGCGTCTATGAACCCATCTCCCACGCCGAGATCGTGGCCCGGGTCGAGCGTTTGGCCCTGGCCATGGCCGCCCGCGGCCTCAAGCCCGGAGACCGGGTAGCATTCATGTCGGAAAACCGCCCGGAGTGGGCCATCGCCGATTACGCCTGCGCCATCCTGGGCACTCCCGATGTCACCATCTACGCCACCCTGAACGCCGAGCAGGCGGCCTACATCCTGAAGGACAGCCAATCCCGGTGGGTGCTCTGCTCCACCCGGGAACAGCTCGACAAGGTGCTGGCCCACTGGGACGAGCTGCCGGCCCTGGAGGCCGCCGTGCTGATCGACGGCGAGCTCCCGGCGGTGACCGGCCGGAACCTGTTCCTCTGGTCGGACCTCCAGCGGGAAGGCCTGGCCATGGAGGCCCGCCGTCCCGAGGTCCGCGCCTGGGGCGAGCAGAGGAAGGCCTCGGACATCCTCACCCTCATCTACACCTCCGGCACCACGGGCGATCCCAAGGGCGCCATCCTCACGCACGGCAACCTCGTGTCCAATGTCCTCGCGGGGCGGGCCACGGTGGCGAACATCACCGATAACGAGCGGGCCCTGAGCTTCCTGCCCCTCACCCACATCTTCGAGCGCATGGCCGGCCACTTCCTCTGGTTCCATGTCGGCGCCTCCATCTACTACGCGGAGAGCGTCAGCACCGTCGCGGCCGACATGCTGGAAGTGCGGCCCACGCTCATGGCCTCGGTCCCCCGCATCTACGAGAAGATCTTCGCGAAGATCTACGACACCGTGTCCTCCGGCAGCTTCATCAAGCGCCTGATCTTCCACTGGGCCATGCTGGCCGGCCGCCAGGCAGTGCCCTACCTGCTGAAGGGCCAGGAGCCCCCCTCTTGGAAGGGCATGTGGTACCGCACGGCGAAGGCCGTCGTCTTCGAGAAGATCCGCCAGCGCACCGGGGGCCGGCTGAAGATCGCCGTCAGCGGCGGCGCCCCCCTCGGCGGGAAGATCATGGAGTTCTTCTGGATCCTCGGCATCCCCATCCTCGAGGGCTACGGCCTGACGGAGACCAGCCCGATCATCACCGTGAACCGCTTCGGCGAGGTCATCCCCGGCTGCGTGGGCCGCCCGCTCTACAAGGAGTGGAACGGCCGGCCCTTCGTGAAGATCGCGGAAGATGGCGAGATCCTCTGCCAGGGGCCGAACATCATGGTGGGGTACTGGAACAACGAGAAGGCCACCCAGGAGGCCATCGACGCCGACGGCTACTTCCACACCGGCGACATCGGGCACTTCGACGACGAAGGGCGCCTGTACATCACCGACCGCAAGAAGGAGCTCCTCGTCACGAGCGGGGGCAAGAAGGTGGCCCCCCAGCCCATCGAGAACCAGCTCAAGGTGGACAAGTACATCTCCCAGGCCGTGCTCATCGGCGACCAGCGGAACTTCATCACCGCGCTCATCGTCCCCAATTTCGACAGCCTGGTGCGGTGGGCGGGCTACAAGAAGATCGCCTTCAAGTCCCATGCCGAGCTCATCAAGAATCCGCTCGTGGTCGCCAAGGTGGGCAGCCGGGTCGAGCGGGTGAACGAGCACCTCTCCAACTACGAGCGCGTCAAGAAAATCGTCCTGCTGGACCAGGAGATGACCCTCGAAGGCGGGCAGCTGACGCCCTCCCTCAAGGTGAAGCGGCGGGTCGTGAATCAGATGTACGCCGATCAGATCGAGGGAATGTACACCGAGCTCAAGGGCTGA
- a CDS encoding response regulator — MSTVLVVDDDSEVRLVLREYIEMAGHRVLEATDASSARRALAQEPVNLVFLDVLMPGESGAALCHSIKDDPECQGIKVVLLTGYDGESAWREGLRSGADIFAVKPITRERIHVLLQELLAPVEGQP, encoded by the coding sequence GTGAGTACCGTCCTGGTGGTCGACGACGATTCCGAGGTCCGGCTGGTCCTCCGGGAATACATCGAGATGGCCGGGCATCGCGTCCTTGAGGCCACCGACGCGAGTTCCGCCCGCCGGGCCCTGGCTCAGGAGCCGGTGAACCTGGTGTTCCTGGATGTCCTGATGCCCGGCGAGAGCGGCGCCGCGCTGTGCCATTCCATCAAGGACGATCCGGAGTGCCAGGGCATCAAGGTCGTGCTCCTCACGGGCTACGACGGCGAGTCGGCCTGGCGGGAGGGGCTTCGCAGCGGTGCGGACATCTTCGCCGTGAAGCCCATCACCCGGGAACGGATCCATGTCCTGCTGCAGGAACTGCTCGCCCCGGTCGAGGGGCAGCCATGA
- a CDS encoding pyridoxine 5'-phosphate synthase encodes MNLRLGVNIDHVATLRQARGGHEPEPVAAALLAQSAGAHGITVHLRGDRRHIQDRDLRLLKEVLAVPLNVECAATPEALEAVIPARPSWVTLVPESREELTTQGGLDAIFLQGMLRPVLRELRSAGIRVSLFVDPVLDQVKMAAKLEADAVELNTGVYSDLPMDSDATAELARIRDAARLGSRLGLRVLAGHGLNLQNVGPIAAIPEVEELNIGHSLIGRAVLVGLERAVEEMLGAVVEARP; translated from the coding sequence TTGAACCTCAGGCTTGGCGTCAACATCGACCATGTGGCCACCCTCCGGCAGGCCCGGGGAGGGCATGAGCCCGAACCCGTCGCCGCCGCCCTGCTGGCCCAGAGCGCCGGGGCCCACGGCATCACGGTCCACCTCCGGGGCGATCGCCGCCACATCCAGGACCGCGACCTCCGTCTTCTCAAGGAGGTGCTGGCGGTGCCGCTGAATGTCGAGTGTGCGGCCACCCCCGAGGCCCTGGAGGCGGTCATTCCCGCCCGCCCCTCCTGGGTGACGCTGGTCCCCGAAAGCCGCGAGGAGCTCACCACCCAGGGCGGCCTGGATGCCATCTTCCTCCAGGGCATGCTGCGCCCCGTGCTGCGGGAACTGCGCAGCGCCGGCATCCGCGTGAGCCTGTTCGTGGATCCGGTGCTCGACCAGGTGAAGATGGCCGCCAAGCTCGAAGCCGATGCGGTGGAGCTGAACACGGGGGTCTACAGCGACCTGCCCATGGATTCCGACGCCACGGCGGAGCTGGCCCGCATCCGTGACGCCGCCCGCCTGGGCAGCCGCCTCGGCCTGCGCGTCCTGGCGGGCCACGGGCTGAATCTGCAGAATGTGGGTCCCATCGCGGCCATCCCCGAGGTCGAGGAGCTGAACATCGGGCACAGCCTCATCGGGAGGGCCGTGCTGGTGGGACTGGAGCGGGCCGTGGAGGAGATGCTCGGCGCCGTGGTGGAAGCCCGGCCGTGA
- a CDS encoding protein phosphatase CheZ, translated as MTDAPDDQIPTSGSDALVAEFQARRERLDQRLITLEELIGDLRRDLQGDSQASLLRLAQAARDMANGQVYQKIDIEAKGELGALVSSINQTLLNLQQLDASVKHQSTQVPELAAQLDAITSDTEEATQSVMNRLDKLMAASDDATRSLEACQKGLNEQSQRQSHLQESVAGFLDRAAGGEDRTALAQEVLEFLFAQQVTAPAAATDLAPTKALLQQVSDEAFEILNILQFQDITRQKIEKVVILLKQFQSGLNRLLVIFNIHSGAMSGEGFAERRVATQDHIFETSLEADSRKDSVDDIIAQFKKTGGN; from the coding sequence ATGACCGATGCCCCCGACGACCAGATTCCGACCAGCGGCTCCGACGCCTTGGTGGCCGAGTTCCAGGCCCGCCGGGAGCGCCTTGACCAGCGGCTCATCACCCTCGAGGAGCTGATCGGGGACCTCCGCCGGGACCTCCAGGGGGATTCCCAGGCCAGCCTCCTGCGCCTGGCCCAGGCCGCCCGGGACATGGCCAACGGTCAGGTGTACCAAAAGATCGACATCGAGGCCAAGGGCGAACTGGGGGCGCTCGTCTCCAGCATCAACCAGACCCTCCTCAACCTGCAGCAGCTGGATGCCTCGGTGAAGCACCAGAGCACCCAGGTGCCGGAACTGGCTGCCCAGCTCGACGCCATCACCTCGGATACCGAAGAGGCCACCCAGAGCGTCATGAACCGCCTGGATAAGCTCATGGCCGCCAGCGACGACGCCACGCGAAGCCTCGAGGCCTGCCAGAAGGGCCTGAACGAACAGAGCCAGCGGCAGAGCCACCTGCAGGAGTCGGTCGCCGGCTTCCTGGACCGGGCCGCGGGCGGTGAAGATCGGACCGCCCTGGCCCAGGAAGTGCTCGAATTCCTCTTCGCCCAGCAGGTCACGGCTCCGGCCGCAGCGACGGACCTGGCCCCCACGAAGGCCCTGCTCCAGCAGGTGAGCGACGAGGCCTTCGAGATCCTCAACATCCTCCAGTTCCAGGACATCACGCGCCAGAAGATCGAGAAGGTCGTGATCCTCCTCAAGCAGTTCCAGAGCGGCCTCAACCGGCTGCTGGTGATCTTCAACATCCATTCCGGCGCCATGTCCGGCGAGGGCTTCGCCGAGCGCCGCGTGGCCACCCAGGACCACATCTTCGAGACCAGTCTGGAGGCCGACAGCCGCAAGGACAGCGTCGACGACATCATCGCCCAGTTCAAGAAGACCGGCGGAAACTGA